One Brassica napus cultivar Da-Ae chromosome C4, Da-Ae, whole genome shotgun sequence genomic region harbors:
- the LOC125585866 gene encoding uncharacterized protein LOC125585866: MIKKLELQIRLIGKVSTWLNLQLISTETPRLGLHSTLHWKKPPVGILKCKLATSWIDPLQQHGSAWIVRDSHGVPVFHSRGAFAPTNSKLLAGLSTFKWAVEALLDLRVKRVCFEISSSETWKALTSPWLFPNLSLDISRILRLMHNFDLCQIMVVSDQTNFVATEIASSVTKDGRYQSYIATGGPRWLSSNIRSEAAGIVQV, encoded by the coding sequence ATGATTAAGAAATTAGAATTGCAGATAAGATTGATTGGTAAGGTTTCTACTTGGCTTAATCTCCAGCTTATTTCTACCGAGACCCCTAGACTTGGACTCCACTCAACGCTTCATTGGAAAAAACCTCCAGTTGGTATTTTGAAGTGTAAATTGGCGACGTCGTGGATAGATCCTCTTCAGCAGCATGGCTCTGCTTGGATTGTGCGGGACTCTCATGGCGTACCAGTCTTTCATAGTAGAGGGGCCTTTGCTCCTACAAACTCTAAGCTATTGGCAGGTTTGAGTACTTTCAAATGGGCTGTAGAAGCGCTACTTGATCTCCGAGTCAAAAGAGTGTGCTTTGAAATATCTTCTTCGGAGACATGGAAGGCTTTGACTTCACCTTGGCTCTTCCCCAATTTATCGCTTGACATTTCAAGAATCTTGCGGTTGATGCATAATTTTGATCTTTGCCAGATAATGGTAGTATCGGATCAGACTAATTTCGTCGCTACTGAGATTGCTTCAAGCGTCACCAAAGATGGAAGGTACCAATCCTACATTGCAACTGGTGGCCCTCGCTGGCTCTCCTCTAATATCAGATCTGAAGCTGCTGGCATCGTGCAAGTGTAA